The Hyphomicrobium sp. 99 genome contains the following window.
CTGAACTTTCCGGTCGGAGCCGCCATAACCCTCACAGAACTGGTGACACCCTGGGGACAGGTCTGGTACAGGCAGCGCGATTAGGGAGGGGCGGTTGCGCGAAGAAACTCGAAAGCGGCTCGAACGGGCCCTCTGGCTCGACCGCGCCAAGAAGCTCGGGATCGCCCTGGCCATCGTCGCGGCGATCGGCATGGCGTTCGGCTATGAAACGCTGGATATGTCGGTCTCCAACACGGAGGTCGAGGGAACCGTCACCGACATCGAACCCCTGGTCTCCAAAACGAACTCGGCCGACGGGGAAAACGTCATCGTCAGGCTCACCAGCGGCCCCCTCGTCCGGGTGCTCGCCTACAAGTCGCGCGGCATCAAAATCGGCGACAAAATTGAGGTCGTCGAGCACCACCATGCGACGGGCCGAGTGACACATACGCTCAGATAATATCTTCACGCGTTGACGCGGCGGCCCGGGCCGGTATATGTCGCCGCTTCGCCCCGGGAATTCCGGGTTGATGCCTCAGTGGCGGAACGGTAGACGCGGCAGACTCAAAATCTGCTATCCACAGGGTGTGGGGGTTCGAATCCCTCCTGAGGCACCACAGCGACCCAACACTTTTCCGGCCTGGAACTCTTGCGCCAGATTTCTTCTGGATGGCGCCCTACCAGCGCAGGACGCAAACGCCTCCATTCCACCGTCGGCACCTGCGGACATCGCGGCGAACACGGCGAATGTTTCTTCTCGATACGCAGACACCATTGATTCGCGTCCTGCCAATGCCGCAGCCCCAGCGGACTTGCGTGGCGAGCCCGTCCGGCTGCTGAATTGGCGCGAGCGGCATGGCCTCGGCGGACGTTGCGACGACCAAGGCAAAGGCAACGGCGGCAAGCTTGATCATTTGTTTCCTCCACGTCGTAGCGGTTCTCGAACGCAATCGGGCCGTTCTCTTTGGGTCAGCGATCCCTCTCTGACCTTAAGAGCGGCTGGCAGCGCACGACGCGCCTCAACTGCCAACGTGGGCAAGAGGAACGATCCGTTATGGTGATCATCGAGCTTGTTGCGCAGCTCGGCTTTGAGGCGATTGGTCTTATGTTTGCTTACCGCCCGTTAAGCCTGCAGCTTCACCGGTCGTTCGCGGCGCGGCCCCGATTGAAAAGCCATATTCGCCTGAGCGATCCGATGATGTCTTCCGGCGTCCGGTCGAAGATATCGAGCGGCACCCGAACCTTCGATCTCGACGTGAGATAGAACGGCTTGCGCATCAACCGCCGGCGGAGCGGAACCTTCGGCGCATCGCGCCCAAGAGCGATCGCGAGAGGCTCTAACAGCGAGATTTCAGCTTCCGTGTAAACGTTTCCCCGAACGACCAATTCGACAGCATCGATAGCGCCGATTGCCCGCCACGCGAAGTGACCGAGGCCCTCGATGAAAAGCCCATCGCGATCGGCCGCGAGCCGTACCCTGCCGGTCTCCAACAGCGGATAACTGTAATAAGCAAGAGACGCGAACACCGCGCTCATTAGTAAGTAGGTCACGCTTCCCTTGGCCACTGACGCATAGAAAAACACGCCGCCAAAGATCATCAGGATCCAAACCGGAAATTGGATCTCCTCTCGATCATAAGCGACCGTATACCGATTACGGTAATCATCGCTCTCGGCAGTCATGACGGCAGCTCGAAGCATGGCCCGCTTTCGCACGCGAGACAAAATCAGCGGGCTTCGATCGCCCGGCAAATAATTTAGTGTCATTCGGGAACCGGAACATCCGGCTCCCGAAAATTCGACCAGTCTAACTAGTGAACGATTTCGCCGTGGAGCGTCAGATCGAGACCTTCGCGCTCGACGTCCGGGGCGACGCGCAGGCCGATCGTCCAATCGATGAGCTTCAGGATGATGAACGTGACGATCACATCGTAAGCCAGGACGATCGAGATGCCAGCCGCCTGGTTGATTACCTGATGCGGATTACCCTCGATCCAACCCGGGGTTCCGCCGTACTCGCTGATCGCGAAGACGCCCGTCAACAACGCACCGACGATGCCGCCAATGCCGTGCACGCCGAATGCGTCGAGTGCATCATCGTAACCGAACATGTGCTTGAGACCGGTCGACCCCCAGTAGCAGAAGATGCCGGCACTGATCCCGATGGCTAAGGCGCCGGCCGGTCCGACGAAACCCGAAGCGGGCGTAATTGCGACGAGCCCGGCAACGGCACCCGAGCAAATGCCAACCACCGTCGGCTTGCGCCGCAGTATCCATTCGATCAGCATCCACGTGAGAGCGGCTATCGCCGTCGCGAGTTGCGTGACAAGCATCGCCATGCCGGCTTGAATGTTGGCCGTCACCGCCGAACCCGCGTTAAATCCGAACCAGCCAACCCAAAGAAGTGACGCGCCGATGAACGTGAGAACGATGTTGTGGGCGGGGCCGCTATCCTTGCGCGCTCCGAGCACCAAGCAAGCGACCAACCCGGCTATGCCCGAGTTGATGTGGACGACGGTGCCGCCGGCGAAGTCCAGAACCTTGAACCAGGCCTGATCATTCGTCGAATTCAATATGCCGCCCGGTCCCCATACCCAGTGCGCGATCGGCGCATAGACGATGGTCGCCCATAGAGCGATGAACCAGAGCATGGACGAGAACTTCATGCGCTCCGCAAACGCCCCTGCGATCAGCGCAGGCGTAATGATCGCGAACGTCATCTGGAAGCAGATATAGACGGTTTCGGGGATCGTGGGCGCAAGCGGATTGGGATTGTTCGCACCGCTCGAAATATCGCTCAGTATCCCTTGCAGAAACGCACGATCGAGTCCTCCGATGAATGGTGTGCCGGCCCTGAACGCGAAGCTGTAATTACAGACGGCCCACAGTACCGTCACGAGACAGGTAATCGCGAACGACGTCATCACGGTATCGCCGACGTTTTTCCTTCGCACCATTCCGCCGTAAAACAACCCGAGGCCGGGGATCGTCATCATCAGCACGAGTGCGACTGACGTCAGCATCCACGCCGTGTCGCCGGCATTGACGGTGCACTTCTCGACCGTTTTTGCATCGCATGCAGGAAGAGGCGCCGGAGCGGCCGCCGCGGCAGGAGCCGCCGGAGTGGCCGGTGTCGCGGCCGGAGCAGGAGCCGTCTCCTGCGCGACTGAGAATGACGATGCAAATACGCTGGCAAGGCTCGCCACGAAAAGCGCAAGGACGACGCCTCGAAATATTTTCGCGATCGGTGGAAGCTTGCCCTTCGCAAATCTAGCGAGCGGAATGACGGGATGAAGCATCGCCTATATCTCCTGTGATCAATTCGATGGGATCGCAATTGCCGGCAAGTATGTCTTTCGTGCTCAATTCATCCCCACACGTTCAGAGCGCGGATTCTCGCTTCGGGCGAGACGCGTCGAACAAAAAAATTCGAGTGTGAATTTTTGAAAAATGAGGTCTGGAAACGATCTCACCAGCCGCGTCGACCGAGATCGGCGCTCCGCGCAGTTCCTGACGCTTGAACAGCTTTAGAACAGCTGAGATCGGTCTCATTTGGCCCCCCGGTTTCTATTGTCGTGGAGGCGACCGGACCTGCGCATGAACAGGGCCCGATGAGAAAGGAAACAAAAATCGTGCCAGCCTGATCAAAATCTGGTCAAGGCATTGAAAGTAGGCAAAATGAGCGTTCAGCAATCTGCTACCAAACAAAGCCGCATGCGGAGCATTTGGGTTGAAATCTGTGCAATAGCTACCCGAACTGCACAGATGTTGATCATTCAACTCCCGCCGACTGCATGGGCAGAATTGCAAAGAAAGGCAACCATTCGTGACCGGCAATGGCTGGCTGAGAGCCGGATTGGC
Protein-coding sequences here:
- a CDS encoding ammonium transporter, yielding MLHPVIPLARFAKGKLPPIAKIFRGVVLALFVASLASVFASSFSVAQETAPAPAATPATPAAPAAAAAPAPLPACDAKTVEKCTVNAGDTAWMLTSVALVLMMTIPGLGLFYGGMVRRKNVGDTVMTSFAITCLVTVLWAVCNYSFAFRAGTPFIGGLDRAFLQGILSDISSGANNPNPLAPTIPETVYICFQMTFAIITPALIAGAFAERMKFSSMLWFIALWATIVYAPIAHWVWGPGGILNSTNDQAWFKVLDFAGGTVVHINSGIAGLVACLVLGARKDSGPAHNIVLTFIGASLLWVGWFGFNAGSAVTANIQAGMAMLVTQLATAIAALTWMLIEWILRRKPTVVGICSGAVAGLVAITPASGFVGPAGALAIGISAGIFCYWGSTGLKHMFGYDDALDAFGVHGIGGIVGALLTGVFAISEYGGTPGWIEGNPHQVINQAAGISIVLAYDVIVTFIILKLIDWTIGLRVAPDVEREGLDLTLHGEIVH